In Leishmania panamensis strain MHOM/PA/94/PSC-1 chromosome 18 sequence, the following proteins share a genomic window:
- a CDS encoding hypothetical protein (TriTrypDB/GeneDB-style sysID: LpmP.18.0380) — MAQHGSLLKQQKQREEWLHEEKRHVFSGLLASVAQDSALLTDDGLSAHRGSKMSSGKYFSTSGTSVAHQQNVADSPGLQQSSVAVSRSATNATSDPSWLVCSPSPKRATSQTARTRQTQRVSRQQETSLIVSLAQQLQATREEVWRDVQDSVKRETPARQPPLPPPKTSGMASYTPPRLPEHHGRGIGDKSPFVFTTNTNRRSAAAVTTVSSQALSASAAPFDALQAQLSPSALTMATASGDVGAAESLAMDEELAMRERIAARRQRRSENVRAVHDRAAEHQKRYYERLSETRDRELAEHLRGEVARQTAVQAAAEARVAQVRAALPDQPELVTSDELFAIRLHAQQLERLREQVRQVVGQSPSSRVGTTSVPLVDELSATSPSSLSIPVIATSKSCNTAAPQREHIKEGVAPTVQQECNAADAQGDRQNPPAGIVAAAASAHANYSKVAIDPSTAGGEGCRSAGAPSASTQIPVCAAQEATPEHALLAHRVRPSSSAQDLAQKHAAELCQSRRATPAHHNRREAGKAVHETVDGSVGGSLDEDWVTSTQLPPPFADGQVKAGLQAKTPSPSPVRPQSAAPSRLTSRADALDTEGLIQAMPAKSTVSTLANVAPSPTRPSHALAVSENDDAERDMLSSPPSGGYGDCGENETGSKPTDRTLSIQFTHLHVSPRRGTAWKDDSTVSDTSSSSSAWVPAPMLSLRASRSTSRTESCARLPASRTRSPLCNSRGSQSSSVPPRRAGAVSTGSSVLTSPRAITHSALLSKVADPLQTHRRAVQHEMDKRTVLRAQAALSKHGVVVDVQLAGRRVPSLVKLSKDGTELLFYLDRVEQVPLQTPCTSPQRSLPASSVRFAPLSPSSAAAVSHVPEGGNAPGMVSRAPQVSSSSSPTAARPPRFHPPWIPGAATPVASSMQPYKALVKMPPAGTLVKRKATAGRGGGAIAAPPRGFVQSSSQPQQQRLVATAPPQSGGAAPLPSPSPLRSQRAAPLLLRRDTSQSTASATRLMHVRELHHFPCAYSRVYVPFGVMGYERDLGLGGPRTWEDVRGVLCGPASFEVLRRYRCPLFAEVRGPLCAPYRVYVIIPEFKRIDVPQDAVLLVLDFQQRIDWVLFLLAMQRDVLDRGDSGNGGDGDVLTPRSNLNGNAARSPVLSYGRALWMLAAQRLQRARALQGMNPFDFERMWHTRPPAQHGSRRADGSSACGAPSMGTSSLAKGAAYSLAGGAAATGRFAALPSTYRGHDRGARSNVRPSSTVFTSVPAGGRNDSLARRRDPGLGLGWEVPLATEVVGRRNHRGGGSFSRNSRQRTSSARPQASSTSRAGATVAPVTPQETSKPRFQLLKRVTRSLGVRSSRKGD; from the coding sequence ATGGCTCAGCACGGTTCTCTGCTcaagcagcagaagcagcgcgagGAATGGCTTCATGAGGAGAAGAGACACGTTTTCTCGGGGCTTTTGGCATCGGTGGCTCAGGATTCCGCTCTGTTGACGGACGACGGCCTTAGCGCGCACCGAGGCAGCAAGATGAGCTCCGGCAAATACTTCTCCACGAGTGGTACCTCGGTGGCTCACCAGCAAAACGTGGCAGATTCGCCAGgcctgcagcagagcagtgTTGCTGTGAGCCGTAGCGCTACCAATGCCACCTCTGATCCCAGCTGGCTGGTGTGCAGCCCCTCGCCGAAACGTGCGACATCTCAAACCGCGAGGACTCGGCAAACACAGCGGGTCAGTCGACAACAGGAGACCTCTCTCAttgtctcgctcgctcaACAGCTACAGGCGACCCGGGAGGAGGTATGGCGCGATGTTCAAGACAGCGTGAAGCGCGAGACTCCGGCCCGACagccacctctgcctcctcccaaGACTTCTGGGATGGCGAGCTACACGCCACCTAGGTTACCAGAGCACCACGGCAGAGGCATCGGCGACAAGTCGCCCTTCGTTTTCACAACCAACACCAACAGAAgatcggctgctgctgttacCACTGTGTCTTCACAGGCTTTGTCAGCTTCAGCCGCGCCGTTTGACGCCCTCCAAGCACAGCTCTCACCATCGGCGCTTACGATGGCCACAGCCAGCGGAGACGTGGGGGCGGCCGAGTCGCTGGCAATGGACGAGGAGTTGGCGATGCGTGAGCGAATCGCCgcgcggaggcagcggaggagcgAAAACGTACGCGCCGTGCACgacagagcagcagagcaTCAAAAGCGCTACTACGAGCGCCTCAGCGAGACTCGCGATCGAGAGTTGGCGGAGCACCTTCGCGGCGAGGTGGCTCGACagacggcggtgcaggccgctgcggaggccCGTGTGGCCCAGGTGCGTGCCGCGTTGCCAGACCAGCCGGAGCTCGTTACCAGCGACGAGCTCTTTGCTATTCGcctacacgcacagcagctggagcggctgcgggAGCAGGTGCGGCAGGTGGTGGGGCAGTCACCTTCGTCCCGTGTCGGAACAACTTCCGTGCCCTTGGTGGATGAGCTGTCCGCGACGAgcccctcctctttgtcGATCCCAGTGATTGCGACGAGTAAGAGCTgcaacacagcagcaccgcaacgCGAGCACATCAAGGAGGGAGTCGCACCGACAGTGCAACAGGAGTGCAACGCCGCTGATGCGCAGGGGGATCGACAGAACCCACCTGCTGGGATcgtggctgccgcagcctcGGCGCACGCCAACTACAGCAAAGTGGCTATCGACCCAAGTACTGCTGGCGGCGAGGGTTGCCGTAGTGCTGGTGCGCCATCTGCATCGACGCAGATACCTGTATGtgctgcgcaggaggcgaCACCAGAGCATGCTTTGCTGGCACATCGAGTCCGCCCGTCGTCGTCTGCTCAGGACCTCGCACAGAAACACGCGGCAGAGCTTTGCCAGAGCCGCCGGGCCACGCCTGCTCACCACAACAGACGAGAAGCAGGAAAGGCTGTGCACGAAACCGTCGACGGATCTGTCGGAGGCTCCCTGGACGAGGACTGGGTGACTTCGACGCAGCTACCGCCTCCTTTCGCTGATGGTCAAGTCAAAGCCGGGTTGCAGGCGAAGACGCCATCGCCATCTCCTGTCAGGCCGCagagcgctgcgccgtcgcgctTGACCTCTCGCGCCGATGCCCTTGACACTGAGGGGCTAATTCAGGCGATGCCAGCGAAGTCCACCGTCTCCACTTTGGCTAACGTTGCACCTTCACCGACACGGCCTTCGCATGCACTGGCGGTGTCCGAAAATGACGACGCCGAACGCGACATGCTGTCGTCACCTCCGTCAGGTGGCTACGGCGACTGCGGCGAGAACGAAACTGGATCTAAACCCACGGATCGCACCCTCTCGATTCAGTTCACCCATCTCCACGTCTCCCCGAGGCGCGGCACGGCGTGGAAAGATGATTCGACAGTGTCTGACACGTCATCCTCATCCTCTGCCTGGGTGCCCGCGCCTATGTTGTCGTTGCGGGCGTCACGCAGTACCTCTCGTACTgaaagctgcgcgaggctACCGGCTTCACGGACGCGTAGTCCCTTATGCAACAGCCGTGGAAGCCAGTCTTCCTCTGTACCTCCGCgccgcgctggcgctgttAGTACAGGCAGCAGTGTGCTGACCTCACCCCGCGCAATAACACATTCAGCTTTATTAAGCAAAGTTGCAGATCCGCTGCAGACACACCGACGCGCCGTGCAGCACGAGATGGACAAGCGCACTGTCTTGCGCGCGCAGGCCGCGCTTTCAAAGCATGGCGTTGTGGTGGATGTCCAGCTGGCTGGACGTCGTGTGCCGTCGCTGGTAAAGCTATCGAAGGACGGAACGGAGTTACTGTTCTATCTCGATCGAGTTGAACAAGTGCCACTGCAGACACCATGCACCTCTCCGCAGCGGTCGTTGCCCGCCTCCTCTGTAAGATTTGCACCGCTCTCCCCAtcgtctgcagcagccgtgTCGCACGTACCTGAGGGCGGCAATGCACCTGGCATGGTAAGTCGAGCACCACAGGTgtcttcctcgtcgtctccaacagcagcacggccGCCACGCTTCCACCCACCATGGATCCCTGGCGCGGCGACTCCTGTCGCATCATCTATGCAGCCATACAAGGCTTTGGTGAAGATGCCACCCGCCGGCACGCTCGTGAAGCGGAAGGCGACTGCAGGGCGAGGGGGCGGCGCCAttgcggcaccaccacgggGGTTTGTGCAGTCGTCCTCACaaccgcaacagcagcggttAGTTgccaccgcaccaccacaaagcgggggtgctgcgccgttACCGTCCCCGTCGCCGCTCCGGTCGCAACGTGCGGCACCACTACTTCTGAGGCGAGACACGTCCCAGTCCACTGCCTCTGCCACTCGACTGATGCACGTGCGGGAGCTGCACCACTTTCCCTGCGCGTACTCTCGTGTGTACGTCCCTTTTGGCGTCATGGGTTATGAGAGAGACCTCGGCCTTGGCGGCCCACGAACCTGGGAGGATGTCCGCGGCGTCCTCTGCGGGCCCGCCAGCTTTGAGGTCCTCCGGCGCTACCGCTGTCCGCTGTTTGCCGAGGTGCGGGGGCCGTTGTGTGCTCCATATCGTGTGTATGTTATCATACCGGAGTTCAAGCGGATCGACGTGCCGCAGGATgcagtgctgctcgtgctcgaCTTCCAGCAGCGCATTGACTgggtgctcttcctcttggcgatgcagcgcgaCGTGTTGGACAGAGGGGATAGCGGCaatggcggcgatggcgacgtTCTCACGCCCCGGTCGAACCTCAACGGCAACGCAGCGCGATCTCCAGTTCTGTCCTACGGTCGCGCTCTGTGGAtgctggcggcgcagcgcctccagagAGCTCGCGCACTGCAGGGGATGAACCCCTTCGACTTTGAGAGGATGTGGCACACCCGTCCTCCTGCCCAACACGGGAGCCGTAGGGCTGACGGAAGCAGCGCGTGTGGAGCGCCATCTATGGGAACGTCTTCCCTTGCGAAGGGGGCGGCGTATTCGCTGGCggggggtgctgcagccaccgGTCGATTCGCTGCCCTGCCATCGACCTACAGAGGTCACGACCGCGGCGCTAGGTCGAACGTACGCCCTTCATCAACCGTGTTTACCTCCGTGCCCGCTGGCGGGAGAAACGACTCACTGGCCCGCCGCAGAGACCCGGGACTGGGCTTGGGGTGGGAGGTCCCTTTGGCGACGGAGGTGGTCGGCAGGAGGAACCACAGGGGTGGTGGCTCTTTCTCTCGGAACTCCAGGCAGCGCACTTCCTCTGCGCGACCGCAGGCATCCTCTACATCAAGAGCAGGGGCAACAGTGGCACCAGTGACACCGCAAGAGACGTCGAAGCCACGATttcagctgctgaagcgtgTGACGCGCAGCCTGGGTGTCCGCAGCTCCCGTAAAGGCGATTAG
- a CDS encoding hypothetical protein (TriTrypDB/GeneDB-style sysID: LpmP.18.0410) — translation MQMRRLVCALRCHAAPVNILVSLSSPPSAPVLALFMPMRPFVQGGPPVPKKDIEKKRKRYLISPHTEEMEAKYQRRQREVHEYFATHEPNCPEPLPENGFVKGQFGMRRRYYVDCRDKIDPHALGNAVDEGTNAMRK, via the coding sequence ATGCAGATGCGGCGCTTGGTGTGTGCGCTTAGGTGCCATGCTGCCCCCGTGAACATCTTGGTGTCGctgtcctctcctccctccgcgCCAGTGCTGGCACTCTTCATGCCAATGCGCCCCTTTGTCCAGGGTGGACCGCCGGTCCCCAAGAAAGATatagagaagaagcgcaagcgCTACCTGATCAGCccccacacagaggagatggaggccAAGTACCAAAGGCGTCAGCGAGAGGTGCACGAGTACTTTGCGACGCACGAGCCGAATTGCCCAGAGCCGCTGCCAGAGAACGGCTTCGTCAAGGGTCAGTTTGGAATGCGGAGGCGGTACTACGTGGACTGCCGTGACAAGATCGACCCGCACGCCCTCGGAAACGCCGTGGATGAGGGCACGAATGCCATGCGCAAGTAG
- a CDS encoding hypothetical protein (TriTrypDB/GeneDB-style sysID: LpmP.18.0400), giving the protein MLRRCFLLCSGHGDLFPTSKAAAHLNPEWVMCREVRHAPGKGKCYANFTTPEHHSKFQMIGPATHEVKVISTHNPSLVEMHHCVTKRPSAASVAATVAGVKNTLDTHRPKTNDTPIARANIAAKLAAEELAKTRDFMAHKRGPMERNPKHVPTVAYPSSQFYIEDRTSKLRKIENSNPNGYVREYMPWETKPSTPTSSTT; this is encoded by the coding sequence atgctgcggcgctgctttCTCCTGTGTAGCGGCCATGGCGACCTGTTCCCCACTAGCAAGGCGGCTGCTCACCTCAATCCAGAGTGGGTCATGTGCCGCGAGGTCCGACACGCCCCCGGCAAGGGGAAGTGCTACGCTAACTTCACAACGCCTGAACACCACAGCAAGTTTCAGATGATCGGTCCCGCCACGCATGAGGTGAAAGTGATCTCGACCCACAACCCATCCCTTGTGGAGATGCACCACTGCGTAACAAAGCGgccctccgctgcctctgtgGCGGCCACCGTAGCCGGGGTGAAGAACACACTCGACACGCATCGCCCCAAGACGAACGACACTCCAATCGCGCGCGCAAATATTGCGGCGAAGCTTGCCGCTGAGGAGCTCGCGAAGACACGTGACTTCATGGCGCACAAGCGGGGCCCGATGGAGCGGAACCCCAAGCATGTCCCGACGGTGGCCTACCCGTCTTCGCAGTTTTACATCGAGGACCGGACGAGCAAGCTACGCAAGATCGAGAACAGCAACCCAAACGGGTATGTGCGGGAGTACATGCCTTGGGAGACGAAGCCATCTACGCCGACGTCATCAACGACGTAG
- the LPG5B gene encoding UDP-galactose transporter (TriTrypDB/GeneDB-style sysID: LpmP.18.0390), with translation MALICGISSMAMISLIVLVVQNSLLVVMTRFSRANVDAVHNYHTSTLVMNQEILKMIVCLVIYGLDDVYKTHQHDVASTDRISNTAHQVVGFEVCVPVTRGGRVRNVEHSASQSEGIEALSYLGKETSDAHISSAMLLEAMAVGDAAVESACHVAGDLGTSHNASRVVKMTSAYGRRTAFCGAAWFVSQVRRLLQSTSLAQPRHSSALAGTRACVSDKWRSSADALSALRSHGFCVLYRRLHALCSLYCSMLSTSVCKRDTLKLLLPSFLFTMQNFLIFIGLSNLDAVSFQVWSQTKLLSTAIFSVWLLDRKLSLMQWLSLVVLTAGVLVAQLGASAAGIGMRPTDAPHAPYSTKAPDLSGAKELHADKSNEPSSNALIGITACTLSGLSSSYAGVYFEKVVKTTSPTLSMRNIQLSLFGIPLAFASMMILGVFPNWYASAQCGQRVHWNIFSTPVMGISAIGGTKAHCPVRSFYFWQRYDEPLTWVLVSIHALGGLLVAVVVKYADNILKGFANGIAVIISGMMSSALEGYEPSLAFVLGSALVIGSSIAFHKFEPKG, from the coding sequence ATGGCTCTCATCTGCGGTATCAGCTCAATGGCGATGATTAGCCTTATCGTGCTCGTGGTGCAAAACAGCCTGCTCGTTGTGATGACCCGCTTCTCACGCGCGAACGTTGATGCGGTGCACAACTACCACACCTCTACCTTAGTCATGAACCAGGAGATTCTCAAGATGATCGTGTGCCTGGTCATCTACGGGCTCGATGATGTGTACAAAACACACCAGCATGATGTCGCCTCGACAGATCGTATCAGCAACACCGCCCATCAAGTGGTGGGGTTTGAGGTCTGTGTGCCGGTAACCCGGGGTGGTAGGGTTCGCAACGTGGAGCACAGTGCCTCTCAGTCAGAGGGTATAGAGGCTCTGTCATATCTCGGTAAAGAGACATCGGATGCGCACATCTCCTCAGCGATGCTTCTGGAGGCTATGGCGGTGGGTGACGCCGCTGTAGAAAGCGCCTGTCACGTGGCAGGCGATCTCGGTACCAGCCACAACGCATCGAGAGTAGTGAAGATGACGAGCGCGTATGGTCGTCGCACCGCTTtctgcggcgcagcatggTTTGTGAGTCAGGTGCGACGCTTGCTTCAGTCAACGTCTTTGGCTCAACCGCGCCACTCGTCGGCTTTGGCGGGCACACGAGCGTGTGTCTCTGATAaatggcgcagcagcgccgatgcCCTTTCAGCGTTGCGCAGTCATGGTTTCTGCGTGCTGTACAGGCGCCTTCACGCCCTCTGCTCCCTCTACTGCTCCATGCTGTCCACTTCGGTGTGCAAGCGCGACACGCTGAAGCTGCTTCTACCAAGCTTCCTGTTTACTATGCAGAACTTCTTGATCTTTATAGGGCTCTCAAACCTCGACGCCGTGTCCTTCCAAGTCTGGTCGCAGACAAAGCTACTATCCACTGCCATCTTTTCCGTTTGGCTGTTGGACCGCAAACTATCGCTGATGCAGTGGCTGTCGCTCGTCGTGCTGACTGCTGGGGTGCTCGTTGCGCAGCTCGGGGCATCGGCGGCTGGTATAGGAATGCGTCCTACGGATGCTCCACACGCCCCGTACTCCACGAAGGCCCCTGACCTTAGCGGTGCTAAGGAGCTGCACGCCGACAAGAGCAACGAGCCGTCAAGCAATGCGCTGATCGGAATTACCGCGTGTACGTTGTCTGGCTTGTCGTCCAGCTACGCTGGCGTGTACTTTGAGAAGGTTGTTAAGACGACGAGTCCTACCTTGTCGATGCGAAACATCCAACTCTCGCTCTTTGGCATCCCGCTCGCGTTTGCTTCTATGATGATCCTCGGCGTCTTTCCGAACTGGTATGCGAGCGCTCAGTGCGGGCAACGCGTGCACTGGAACATATTCTCCACACCTGTCATGGGGATAAGCGCGATTGGCGGCACCAAGGCCCACTGCCCCGTGCGATCGTTTTACTTTTGGCAGCGCTACGATGAACCCTTGACATGGGTGCTGGTCTCCATCCACGCGCTTGGCGGTCTGCTGGTTGCCGTCGTTGTAAAGTACGCGGACAACATCTTGAAGGGCTTCGCGAACGGCATCGCCGTGATCATTAGCGGGATGATGAGCTCCGCCCTCGAGGGGTACGAGCCCAGCTTGGCCTTTGTGCTTGGCTCAGCGCTCGTGATTGGGTCGAGTATTGCATTTCACAAATTTGAACCGAAGGGCTAG